In Hydractinia symbiolongicarpus strain clone_291-10 chromosome 4, HSymV2.1, whole genome shotgun sequence, the following proteins share a genomic window:
- the LOC130641700 gene encoding zinc finger protein 391-like → MKTKRIRKMLNSAAGKIGVPRRTLASETLPMESIIKQNLKIVESAKLTLLETQELISRSLKRDGRLKSRGYCRIDESGEKELIHYSSRRNPARYKSFLYDSQLPNISQFFKPIKRNEKDKRRKENSSDEFLDETCANNTNTSTKSYETVERYKSSYGKNARESPHENKSHRQIQPEISNGNEFLIRQNSSFEIEIDKIPLSKPSSLSYFNKKTRVYDGQNRISSRSPFSNTKDACRGKVEIRDYRSMYGRTSEILFSNDRRGDDTYFSLQEDSPSVSPDSQSHIGHNQRRMEVEYGHVWQQYNKAGCQTTSESFTSSDQRVNNGPSSPYVDYSRLKEDNGLLNAIMFYDNSDTKSKSPSPKLVTKNNKQGYLCNQCGKVYCRKYVLKIHQRVHSGEKPLVCRVCGKCFSDPSNMKKHVKLHDSEQAVYPCKYCPRQFLRKGGLLNHMQSNHLKVGTADELENDTKNKEG, encoded by the coding sequence atgaaaacaaaaagaattagaaaaatgttaaactCTGCGGCAGGGAAGATTGGTGTTCCCAGAAGGACGCTTGCGTCTGAGACGTTACCAATGGAAtctattataaaacaaaacctGAAGATCGTAGAAAGCGCAAAACTAACTTTACTAGAGACCCAAGAGCTTATTTCAAGAAGTCTTAAAAGGGATGGAAGGCTCAAGTCCCGTGGTTACTGCAGAATTGACGAATCAGGAGAAAAAGAACTAATTCACTACTCCAGTCGAAGAAACCCAGCGCGATATAAATCCTTTCTCTACGATTCACAATTGCCAAACATTTCACAGTTTTTTAAACCAATTAAACGCAACGAAAAAGATAAACgaagaaaagaaaacagcaGCGATGAATTTCTTGACGAAACTTGTGCAAATAATACGAACACATCAACTAAATCCTATGAAACGGTAGAGAGGTATAAAAGTAGCTATGGCAAAAATGCAAGGGAATCACCTCATGAAAACAAGTCGCATCGCCAAATACAACCCGAAATTTCCAACGGCAACGAATTCTTAATAAGGCAAAACTCAAGTTTTGAGATTGAAATTGACAAAATTCCTTTAAGCAAACCAAGTAGCCTATCATACTTTAACAAAAAGACCCGCGTATATGATGGTCAAAATCGTATCAGTTCTCGTTCGCCTTTTTCCAACACAAAAGATGCCTGTAGAGGAAAAGTAGAAATACGTGATTATAGATCTATGTATGGTAGGACTAGCGAGATATTATTCTCAAATGACAGAAGAGGGGATGATACATATTTTTCTCTGCAGGAAGACTCTCCATCTGTGAGTCCAGACTCCCAAAGTCATATCGGACACAATCAACGCCGAATGGAGGTGGAATATGGTCATGTTTGGCAGCAATACAATAAGGCTGGTTGTCAAACTACTAGCGAATCATTTACATCATCTGATCAGAGAGTTAATAACGGTCCCTCTTCGCCATACGTTGATTACAGTCGCTTAAAAGAAGACAACGGGTTACTAAATGCAATAATGTTTTACGACAACAGCGACACGAAGTCGAAATCGCCGTCACCGAAATTAGTTacgaaaaacaacaaacaaggtTACTTGTGCAATCAGTGTGGAAAAGTGTATTGTCGTAAGTATGTTTTGAAGATCCATCAGCGTGTCCATTCTGGTGAAAAGCCGCTTGTGTGCCGAGTCTGTGGCAAGTGTTTTAGCGATCCCAGCAACATGAAAAAACACGTGAAGTTACATGACTCGGAACAAGCTGTATATCCTTGCAAGTACTGCCCGAGACAGTTTTTACGAAAAGGAGGATTGCTTAACCATATGCAGTCAAACCACTTGAAAGTTGGCACAGCTGATGAGCTTGAGAATGATACTAAAAATAAAGAGGGCTAA